DNA from Lagenorhynchus albirostris chromosome 3, mLagAlb1.1, whole genome shotgun sequence:
TTGCTCCTCAGAAATACACTGATTTAATATCTAAGGATCATATCCAAATTCCTGTACTCTCAGATAGCATTTAAAGTTTCTAATAACCTAACTCTAGTTTTCATttccaatattattttttcttctatcctACCAGGAATCCTCCACGTCAGCAAGGCTTGTTTACCTGCTGGTCTCTACAGATGCTACATACACTCTCCTTCTGAGCCTTTTGCTCCTGTGGTACTCTTGTCCTTGCCATCCCTTTCCTCTCTCTAGGTATTAAGATTCCATTCATCCTTCAGATTTGGATGATAAAAAAATTTGCTCTGAGTTCTTAAACACATATTGGTCACTTCATCAAGCTTCTCCTTATTAAGGAAGAAACCTGATCTTATAAACACATACAACGTAGATGATGATGTATCATGACCAGGTAGAATTTATTTCAGGAACACATCGGTTAGCATAAAAATTCAGTCCATATAATCACCTATTAAAAGTGTGAAGAGAGAAATTATGATTATTTCactaaatgtagaaaataaatatgacaaaatactactcccatttatgataaaaactcataGCACACTGGGAATACAGGGGTATGTTTCTATTTTGATAACAGATATCCACAGACAAATTAAAGGTAACATCATTAAATGGTGAAAAATGAATGCCATCATTcatattcaacattgtactggctTGTATATAGTACTATAatgtaagaagaaaattttaaatgtattacaactagaagagaaaagtaaaatggtCATTATTTACAGATGATCATTGTGTTTgcagaaaattccaaagaatctacaaacaagcTATTAGAAAAAGTCAATTTAGCAAGGTTATTGGCTATAcggtcaatatataaaaatcaatttgtttctatgtactagtaacaaataattggaaaatgaagtttaaaaaatactacttACAAGAGTACAGTGAGGACATCATGTCCTCTTATGCTTCCTTTCCATTGCACAAACCTTTCCCCTATGTGAATGTCTTTCCATCTACCTCCACACACTTGTTGAACTCCTATAATCCTTTCCAGTCTCTGTTCAGACTTACCACTCTTTTAAAGCATTCTTTCTTATCCTAAGTACTTTCTAAACTTTAATTTACCAgcaaattcttttcttaaaaaaaaacacaaaaagtaacACAGATATCAAACATATAGAATAAAAGTGGAGCTTTCTTACTGAAACATGAGTATAGAGTGAACTCAGAGCCATGACTTCCTAAAAAGTCTCCAGAACACAGATTGAAACTCATTAACATTTTTAAGCACCCAAAGATCCAAAAATTGCTACTATAGTCAACATCTTAAAAAAGTGAAATCCTTCTCCGGCTTTACAGAAAATAAGGTCGATAGAAATTCCTTCACCTTCAAATTAAACAGAAACTTATCTGCATTCCTATCTTTCTGTAGGCTACCTTTCTCTCCAGCCTAAGGTAAATTCTTCCACCTATGCTCTAATTCTTTCAGAATCTCTCAGAAAATATGTTCCACACAGTGATCTCATTAGTTCATCTTCAACATGTGTATACATTGCCTCAATTATTAATACAGAAATGCTCCCTAAGTAATTTTCTCCCTTCTAAATGcaaccttcttttcttccctttaaacTTCTTGAAACATAGTGTAAAACAGCCCACTAGTTCTCATCTTCTAACCTAGAATAATGTGGCTTCTGTTCACCCTAATTAACAGAAATTGCTCTTGCCAAGGTCTCCAACATTCTAGCTACCAATTCCAATTTACTCTGTTATGTGATCTGTGGCACCTGACACTCCAGAGATTCAGTTCTCCTTTGGGCTCAGTAACATCACTCTTCTGGCTTTTTTCCTACCTCTAGGGCCATTCCATTTCATCTTAGTTAAATTCCTTTTCCTCTACCAACTCCTTATTTACTGATATTTTTTGTGGGGTTTATCCATGATCCCTGCTTCTCATTCTAATCTGTACACTCTGCTGGCCAAGTTCACATAGTGTGGTTTTGACTACCAACTGTGTATtttaattactctgaattctagTCTTCTGGCTCTAGTCTTCTAGGTTTGTCTGTTCAGCTGTCTTCAACCTCCTAAATTCAGTCTCTACACCTTACTGCCAGAACAATTTCCCTTATATAAAATCTTTCATTGGTTCTAGAAATTTCAGAATCAAATTCAAGTTCTTTAGGATGGCAGTAAGACCTTCAGTTCTGCCTTCTTCTCAAGCTTCAACCTGTCATTCTCACAACTTAACAGATGTTCTACAAACATGTCATGCTGTCACCCACCTTTACCTTTGCTTATGTGGCTCCCTCCCCTTGAAGCACTCATCTCACTCTCTGGAGAATTCCTATTATTCTTCCAAAATTGGGCTCAGGAATGACTGTCCCTGCTTCTTTGGGGCTCCCTTCGTTAGGTCCATTCCTTCTTTCCGCATCCTGCACAAATCTCTACAGTATTTGTGTTCTGTAACATAGTATCATTGTATCATCTATTTCTCTGTGAAAACTACTCTAACACATGGTAATTTACTTAGTTACCTCTTCAACCCCCTCCTTTTGCCCCTCAATTCATGACTTCTTGAAGGCCTGTTCTTTTCTCCTGAACAATTTTCAGTGCCTGGGATAATACCTGGCTCAGGGGttaaagaaacatttactgagtaaacTGGCTTTTAAATGGTTTAgaattctttcccttcttttattttcctttggagtctgagatttttaaaaattagaaaacctcAAGTGGGGAAAACGTGCTTTTATTTCATGAAGTTGATCCCTTTTTAAGACTTTGCTACAGGTGATAGGTTCTTAGGAATTCTTCTGCAGTGAACTAAAAAAATAGCTTTAACTGTAAAATGATTACCTAATCAAAGTATATTTTTCCTACTTAAATTAGCACGCTGTATAGAACATAGCAAGTACAGTTATAGAATAAATATGACTTCaatacaacaaagaaaaataattctaaaaacaaaattagaaattgcATAAAAATTTGGGAAACAGGTGTAGTTTGGAAGTAACTAGAAAAATagaggaggaagagaacagagggttttgtttttgttttgcctctTTTTTCATGAAAACCATGTACAAAGTTTGACAACAGTTTAAGAAAAGGCAAGTTCCAGACTGAGGTAGtttgcagtttatttttatctattatttgGTCCTTGGCtctataaatgcatatattttaagattttgtttgcTATTAAAATGTTAGTTGTAATAAATATGCTATTAGCTTATACAGTtggtttctaatgagaaatcCAGCACCCCTGCACccaaatttttctgtttatatgttGCATAAAGTGTATAACGCTGTATAAGAGAAAAACCTTACCTTTTATCTTACAAATGGCCAAAATCAATATTTTGtgatttgtctcaagatatttaaAAAAGTGACTGACAAGTATGAAAGTGTCCCACGTATTTATTACACAGTTAAGGTTTATCCTTAGACTTTAATAACTGTGAGGactaaattaaaatagaaattttatcatATTCATTACATTTACTAAATCATTCTCTAGTAtgtatacagttgtccctcagtatctatGGGGGACTGTTTCCAGGACACCCCCccaacagataccaaaatctgaggatgatcaattcccttatataaaatggtgtagaaTTTACATATAACCTACGCACATCCTCTCTAAATCATCTCTAAATTActtgtaatacctaatacaatgcaaATGCTATGAAAATAATTGCCGGTGTGTGgtaaatttaaattttgctttttggaacttactggaattttttttctgaatatttaaaatttgcagtTATTTGAATCAgtggatgtggaacccagagaTTAGCAAGGCCAACTGTATTCTAATAAGCTTTGGTTTAAGGATTTCACACATGCAAATCCACTTTGAAGGAGTTCTCTTCAATGTGAATTTTATAATGGTTAGTAAGGGACGACCTCTGGCTGAAGAGTTTCCCACATgcattacattcatagggtttctctcctgtatgaatTCTTTGATGCGCAATAAGTGATGAGCTCTGCCTAAAAGTTTTCCCACATGTACTACATGCAAAGGGTTTTTCTCCTGTATGAATTCTTTGATGTTGAATAAGAGCTGCACTTTGGCCAAAGGATATCCCACATTCCAGACATTGATAcggtttctctcctgtatgaatTCTCTGGTGATTACTAAGGGATGAGTTACACCTGAATGTTTTCCCACACTCATTACATTTATAGGGTCTTTCTCCAGTATGCATTCTCTGATGTTGAATGAGAGCTGAACTTTgtctgaaggctttcccacacacTTTACACTTAcatggtttctctccagtatgaattcgcTCATGAATAATGAGTGTCGAGTGGGAACTTAaggctttaccacattcattacaATTATACAGTTTCTCTCCCGTATGAATTATTCGGTGTCTATTAAGTCGTGAAATAGAAGTGAAACcttttccacattcattacatcTATAAGGCTTTTCTCCCGTGTGAATTCTTTCATGTTGAATAAGAGATGCACTCTGACTGAATGCTCTCCCACATTCACTACATTTaaaaggtttctctcctgtgtgaattctctgatgataACGAAGAGATGAACTAGACTTAAAGGTATTGCCACATTCATTACATAAATAGGACTTCTTTCTGAGATGAATTCTCTGACATCCAGAAGGGGATGTGCTACAACTGGATGCCTTCCTTCCTGGGTTATATTTGTGGGGATTTTCTCGAGCGTGGATTTTTTGATGTATAAAAAGGGTAGACCTTCTGCTGAAGGATTTACCACATTCTTTACATCTATAGGATTTTTCCACAGTATGGGTTCTTAGGTGTTTACAAAGGGATGCACTATGgctgaaggcttttccacattctttacatatatagggtttctctccagtatgagttcTTTGATGTTGAATAAGAGCTGAACTTTGGCTGAAGGCTTTCAAacattctttacatttaaataatttctctCCAGTATGGTTTTTCTGATGTTTACGAAGGGATGAATTGTGAATGAAGGCTTTTTCACAAATGTTACATTTATAGCGTTTTTCTGCTGTCTTGATTTTTGGTTGGTTAAGTAAATTTGAATCCTGCCTGAAgctatttctttgtatttcatattttgagGGTGTTTTTTCTCTAGCAGTCTTTTGTTGCTTAACAAACACTGATTTCAGGCTGAAATTCTGGCCAAAGTCATTACTTTTATGGCTTCTTTCTACAGTGAGGATCTTTGTATGGGTAACTgaaattatttgtaaactttcatttttgtccttctgtttctttattctgtcttcATATAAGCAGGATTTTTCTGATATGAAGTTCCAGGGTTCATTTTTTTTGAGTCTTTTCCTTACTGGCCCCCAAAATGATGAGTCTTGAGTTTGAGTTGACTTTGTGGTTTTAGGACTGCTCTTACatcctgaagaaaacaaaaaaagaaagaaattgccaATGATCCGCATGATTAGCTGAGACTAAATGTGTAGAAGGACTAAATATTAATGATATCTAAATAAGGCATTGCTTTCTGGCTAAAAGAAACtagcaagaggaaaaaataggaaagtaACAGTGTTACCgtataaaataataatggatGAGAGCTGGAGTACTAGggtgaataaaacaaagatgcTCATTTAAAGAAGGTGAGAGTATACACATTACCAGGAGAATGGAGAGAAGGCATCAGAGGAGGAGTATGAATTGGGAAATGCAGTCTAGTATCCAAAGCCTATGACAGACTCATACATTATCTCCATGACATCACTCTCATTTCTGTAATTATTTCTAATCTTGAATGTCTTCCCTACTTTTCCTACATGTCAAACTTCTCTGTAGCCTTCAGATTCAGTTCCAGTGTTAAGCTCCTCTTTGCACCCTTTCCTGACTCTGAGCTCCAAAAATCTATTCCCCTTATTATACCATTTAACCACAGTATATTATATTATGTACCTAAGGGAAAAAATTATGAGTATAGAGATAAtgagaaaaccttaaaaaaattcagcaccactgataataaaaatattcaagaaaaacagGAATTGAGGGATGCTTCCTCaacaagataaatatatatactttagtCCTAAAGCCAGTATCTTATTTAATGAAGAAACTCTAGAGACATTTCCACTAtgatcaagaacaaggcaaggatgcccattACTTTAacttctgttcaacattgtactagatgTATCAACCAATACAAGTACACAAGCAAAATCAATTAGAGGCATAAGCATgagtaaagaggaaataaaactatctctatttgctgATGATATAATACTATAGCTGAAACTAAACCTCAGAGAATCAATGATAAACCTTGATCAGTGACATaccaggatataaaattaacacactaaaatcaataatcttCATTTATACAAAGATTTAGGGAAATGAATTcacaagaaatatgaaaaacttatatgggaaaaaattttaaagtctttaaaaatttttttaaagtttttttttattgttgttgtgcaccatttttaaagtctttattgagtttgttacaatattgcttctgttttatgttttggtcttttggccccgaggtatgtgggatcttagctccctgaccagggatcaaacatgcaccccctgcattggaaggtgaagtcttaaccactggactgccagggaagtccctagaacagTCTTGAATAACATTAAAGTCACCTGAAAAACCTCTCCTATTCTTGGATAAAACACTtcaatgttataaaaatataaggattaagaaatataaagatattttaaatcctGCTGTAATTAACAACAtaactttacaacttaaggaactagaaaaaaacccaaactaaacccaaagctagcagaaggaagaaataataaagacaagaaCTTAGatacataaaacagaaaatagaaaaacagtagagaaaaaaaatcaacaaatgcaaaatcagttatttgaaaagatctacaaaattgacaaacctttagtgAGACtgactaaaaataaaagagaagacacaaagtactaaaatcagaaatgcaaGTTGGCAACATTACCACGgagtcaaagaaataaaaaggattataaggaaAAACCATGGATAACTGTATGACAAAAAATTGTATAGCCTAGATgatatggacaaattcctagaaacacaaaacttaCCCAAACTGAATTATgaagtagaaaatctgaacagacataTAACTAGTAAAACAATTGAACCAGTAATCAAAGCCTCCCAATAGTAAAAATGCTCTGTACCAGCTAGTTTTATTGTCTATCAAATATTAAAGATGAACTAACACCactccttctgaaactcttccaaaaactaaaGAGGAGGCAATATTTCCTAACTTATTCTATGGGGCCAGCATTGCCCTGATAATAAAGCCAGACAAAAACCCTATAAGGATAGAAAACTAAAGACCAATATTCCTTGtgaatattgattttaaaatcctcaataaagtactaggcaaagagaattcagaatattaGAATGATTATACACCATGAGATTTATCCTtggaatgcaagaatggttcaacatatgaaaaccaATTAAAGCAACACATCACATTAActgaaagaagacacaaaatcacatgatcatctcaagtGATGTagaaaaaagcatctgacaaaattcaaaattcaacaccttttcatgattaaaaaaaccccaaaacacttaATAAACTGGGACTGGAAGGAAAATACCCCAACACAATAAAGACCATCCTTAAAGAACCcatagttaacatcatactcaatggttaaAGACTATAatcttttcctctgagatcaggaacaagataaggatgcccacttttaTCACTTCAACCCAACACAGTATTGGAatttctagccagagcaatcaggcaagaaaaataaataaaagatatctaAATTcg
Protein-coding regions in this window:
- the LOC132517375 gene encoding LOW QUALITY PROTEIN: zinc finger protein 354B-like (The sequence of the model RefSeq protein was modified relative to this genomic sequence to represent the inferred CDS: deleted 2 bases in 1 codon), whose translation is MATEQRETRSQLSVTFEDVAVLFTRDEWRKLAPSQRNLYQDVMLENYSNLVSLGLLFSKPEVISLLQQGEDPWKVEKESPGGSSVGCKSSPKTTKSTQTQDSSFWGPVRKRLKKNEPWNFISEKSCLYEDRIKKQKDKNESLQIISVTHTKILTVERSHKSNDFGQNFSLKSVFVKQQKTAREKTPSKYEIQRNSFRQDSNLLNQPKIKTAEKRYKCNICEKAFIHNSSLRKHQKNHTGEKLFKCKECLKAFSQSSALIQHQRTHTGEKPYICKECGKAFSHSASLCKHLRTHTVEKSYRCKECGKSFSRRSTLFIHQKIHARENPHKYNPGRKASSCSTSPSGCQRIHLRKKSYLCNECGNTFKSSSSLRYHQRIHTGEKPFKCSECGRAFSQSASLIQHERIHTGEKPYRCNECGKGFTSISRLNRHRIIHTGEKLYNCNECGKALSSHSTLIIHERIHTGEKPCKCKVCGKAFRQSSALIQHQRMHTGERPYKCNECGKTFRCNSSLSNHQRIHTGEKPYQCLECGISFGQSAALIQHQRIHTGEKPFACSTCGKTFRQSSSLIAHQRIHTGEKPYECNACGKLFSQRSSLTNHYKIHIEENSFKCVECGKTFSQSSSLLKHQRTHTGEKPYNCNVCGKHFIERSSLTVHQRIHTGEKPYKCNECGKTFSQSMNLTVHQRTHTGEKPYQCKECGKAFRKNSSLIQHERIHTGEKPYKCNECGKAFTQSMNLTVHQRTHTGEKPYECNECGKAFSQSMHLTVHQRSHTGEKPYECSECGKAFSKSSALTLHQRNHTGEKPYKCNKCGKSFSQSTYLIEHQRLHSGVKPFECNQCGKAFSKNSSLTQHRRIHTGEKPYECMICGKHFTGRSSLTVHQVTHTGEKPYECSECGKAFSQSAYLIEHQRIHTGEKPYECNQCGKAFIKNSSLIVHQRTHTGEKPYQCNMWKSLQSEYKSYTASENSYVREASMGSFTVMNSSVIIRSVM